In the Rhodothermales bacterium genome, CCAGCGCCGGCTCCAGCACGAACGCCCGCGCCGCCGCCCGCGCCAGCCGCGCGATCCACCGCCCGGACTCGCGGCTGCCGATCTCCTCGTCGGTGTTGACGAACACGACGGGCGCGGCGGGCGGAGCGAGCTCGAGCACGCGGAGCGCATTGAGCGCGGCGAGGAGTTGGACGAGGCCCGCCTTCATGTCGTACACGCCGGGGCCGCGCGCCCGGCCGTCGCGCACGGCGAATGGCATCGTGGCGAGCGTGCCGACCGGCCAGACGGTGTCGGCGTGGCCGAGGAGGAGTTGGACGGGCGCGCCGCGCTCGCGCCGCTCGGGCCGGGCGTAGAGATGCCCGCCCGTCGCCCGCCCCGGCACGATGCGCGTCGCGTAGCCGAGGCGGTGCAGCTCATCGGCGAGCAGGCGGAGCACGGCCCGCTGCGTCTCCGGCTCTGTCGACGGCGACTCCGCCTCGACGAGCGCGCGGAGGAGGTCGAGCATGGCTGACTGCCGCCCGCGCATGAACGCGAGCACGACCTCGGCCACGGCCGGCGTGACCACGGCCGAAGGCGGAACGATCGAGGGCGGCGCGGACGGAGCGGTCATCGCGAGAACCCGGTCGGGAACGGGAAGGCGTGCGTCTCGGCGACCTCTGCGTAGCGGCCGGGGTGGAGGTACGCGAGGAGCGGGTCGGCGGCGAGCCGCTCGGCGTCGCTGCCGTCGGAGAGGCGGACGGCCTCGGGCGCGGCGTACGCCGCCACGACGCGCCCGGCGATGAGGCTGTTCACCCCGAACCCGTCCACGACGCGGTCCAGCTCGCATTCGAGGAAGAGGTAGCCGTCGGCGAGGAACCGGCCGCGCACGACGCGGGCGGGCGCCGTCGGGAGCGTCTGCAGCGCGGGCTTGGCGCCGGGCCCGTCGGCGCCGTCCGTGCGGGGCGCGGCGGCGAGGGCGGCGAGGACGACCTGCTCGGGCCGGACGTAGGTCACGGTGAAGGCCCCCTCGCGCTTCGCGTTGCGGTATGTCGCGTGGCGCGGCGTGCAGACGAAGCCGAAGTACGGGCCCCACCCCAGCGGCACGGCCATGTGCTTCGGCGCG is a window encoding:
- a CDS encoding flavin reductase, with protein sequence MADPTARPLVALDPETALWERVFVVAPLVVVGTEEVGGGYDLAPKHMAVPLGWGPYFGFVCTPRHATYRNAKREGAFTVTYVRPEQVVLAALAAAPRTDGADGPGAKPALQTLPTAPARVVRGRFLADGYLFLECELDRVVDGFGVNSLIAGRVVAAYAAPEAVRLSDGSDAERLAADPLLAYLHPGRYAEVAETHAFPFPTGFSR